One window of Neptuniibacter halophilus genomic DNA carries:
- a CDS encoding HopJ type III effector protein has protein sequence MTKEEFLQQIGSNPALDFEDCIQVISDNYSYTPVAFTNGELKNEAGQNEGSCKIFAFAQLNGLDQAQTLACFGRFYQDVLNTPQGTDHGNIRNFMQSGWEGISFEGQALS, from the coding sequence ATGACAAAAGAAGAGTTTCTGCAGCAGATCGGCAGCAATCCGGCACTGGACTTTGAAGACTGTATTCAGGTGATCAGCGATAACTACAGCTACACGCCTGTTGCTTTTACCAATGGCGAGCTGAAGAACGAAGCAGGCCAGAACGAAGGTAGCTGCAAGATCTTCGCATTTGCTCAACTAAACGGTCTGGATCAGGCCCAGACCCTGGCCTGTTTCGGCCGGTTTTATCAGGATGTACTGAACACACCGCAAGGCACCGATCACGGCAACATCCGCAACTTTATGCAGAGCGGCTGGGAAGGTATCAGCTTCGAAGGTCAGGCCCTGAGCTGA
- a CDS encoding TIGR02647 family protein, translating to MPYNQDLMQELNVLNLFNLDTTQEGIKVHSSAKPELISATERLFDKGLITQKDGGYLTPLGHDAAESSQVLLTILNTESRL from the coding sequence ATGCCATACAATCAAGACCTTATGCAGGAACTCAACGTACTTAATCTGTTTAATCTGGATACCACGCAGGAAGGAATCAAGGTCCACTCTTCAGCCAAGCCAGAACTGATCTCAGCCACTGAGCGTTTATTTGATAAAGGGCTGATTACCCAGAAAGACGGTGGTTATCTGACCCCGCTGGGGCATGATGCTGCCGAGAGCAGCCAGGTCCTGCTGACCATACTGAATACCGAAAGCCGACTCTGA
- the metG gene encoding methionine--tRNA ligase encodes MTDSKRKILVTSALPYANGPIHLGHLVEYIQTDIWVRFQKQRGHQCTYVCADDAHGTPIMLKADQLGLSPQALIDQVSAEHQRDFAGFMVGFDNYYSTHSEENKAFASQIYTALRDGGHIAKKTITQAYDPEKEMFLPDRFVKGDCPKCNEPDQYGDSCEKCGATYSPVELKNAYSAVSGAKPIEKESEHYFFKLGNFENFLRNWVDNHVQEQMIHKLNEWFEAGLQNWDISRDAPYWGFEIPDAPGKYFYVWLDAPIGYMASFKNWCDKNGVDFDEYWNESSETELYHFIGKDIAYFHTLFWPAMLEGAGFRKPTGVFCHGFLTVDGQKMSKSRGTFIMAETYLKHLRPEYLRYYFAAKLSSGIDDIDLNLEDFRMRVNADLVNKVVNIASRCAGFIKKKSNGELAAELAEPALYAEAVAAGESIAAAYEKREYGRAMREIMQLADKANQYIDAAEPWVLAKQEGQEKAVQDCCSMGINLFRVILTYLAPVLPEMAEEAKTFLAVDNLNWDSVQQPLLSHTINKFKPLMQRVEEDKINAIIEDTKLALAEAAAAAQPAATGPLADEPIADTIEFPDFAKVDLRVVRIAKAEHVKGADKLLQLTLDLGGETRNVFAGIKSAYQPEDLEGKLTVMVANLAPRKMKFGVSEGMVLAAGPGGKDIWILNPDEGAQPGMRIS; translated from the coding sequence ATGACTGACAGCAAACGCAAGATTCTCGTTACCAGTGCGCTTCCCTATGCCAACGGCCCCATCCATCTGGGCCACCTGGTTGAGTATATCCAGACCGATATCTGGGTGCGCTTCCAGAAGCAGCGCGGCCATCAGTGCACCTATGTCTGTGCCGACGATGCCCACGGCACGCCGATCATGCTTAAGGCTGACCAGTTGGGACTGAGCCCTCAGGCGCTGATCGATCAAGTCAGCGCCGAGCATCAGCGCGATTTCGCTGGCTTCATGGTAGGGTTTGATAACTACTACTCTACCCATTCGGAAGAGAACAAAGCATTCGCCTCACAGATCTATACTGCGCTGCGCGATGGTGGTCATATCGCCAAAAAGACCATCACTCAGGCCTACGACCCTGAAAAAGAGATGTTCCTGCCGGACCGTTTCGTTAAAGGCGACTGCCCGAAATGTAACGAGCCGGATCAGTATGGCGATTCCTGCGAGAAGTGCGGTGCCACCTACAGCCCGGTTGAGCTGAAAAACGCGTACTCTGCGGTATCCGGTGCCAAGCCGATTGAAAAAGAATCTGAACACTACTTCTTCAAGCTGGGTAATTTTGAAAACTTCCTGCGCAACTGGGTTGATAACCACGTTCAGGAACAGATGATCCACAAACTGAACGAGTGGTTTGAGGCCGGCCTGCAGAACTGGGATATCTCCCGTGATGCGCCGTACTGGGGCTTTGAAATCCCGGATGCGCCGGGCAAATATTTCTACGTCTGGCTGGATGCGCCCATCGGTTACATGGCCAGCTTCAAAAACTGGTGCGATAAAAACGGCGTCGATTTCGACGAGTACTGGAACGAATCTTCCGAAACCGAGCTGTACCACTTTATCGGTAAAGATATCGCCTACTTCCACACCCTGTTCTGGCCAGCCATGCTGGAAGGCGCGGGCTTCCGCAAGCCAACCGGTGTGTTCTGTCATGGCTTCCTGACCGTAGACGGCCAGAAGATGTCCAAGTCCCGCGGCACCTTTATCATGGCGGAAACCTACCTCAAGCACCTGCGCCCGGAATACCTGCGTTACTACTTTGCGGCCAAACTCAGCTCCGGTATCGACGATATCGATCTGAATCTGGAAGACTTCCGCATGCGTGTTAACGCGGATCTGGTTAACAAAGTAGTCAATATCGCCTCCCGCTGCGCCGGCTTTATCAAGAAAAAGTCCAACGGCGAACTGGCGGCAGAACTGGCCGAACCCGCGCTGTATGCTGAGGCTGTGGCGGCAGGAGAAAGCATTGCAGCGGCTTACGAGAAGCGTGAATACGGTCGCGCTATGCGCGAGATCATGCAGTTGGCTGACAAGGCTAACCAGTACATCGACGCGGCAGAACCCTGGGTACTGGCTAAACAGGAAGGTCAGGAAAAAGCGGTGCAGGATTGCTGCTCTATGGGTATCAACCTGTTCCGGGTCATCCTCACCTACCTGGCCCCGGTATTGCCGGAGATGGCCGAAGAAGCGAAAACCTTCCTCGCGGTGGATAACCTGAACTGGGATTCCGTTCAGCAGCCACTGCTGAGCCACACCATCAACAAGTTCAAGCCACTGATGCAGCGGGTTGAAGAAGACAAGATCAACGCCATTATCGAAGACACCAAACTGGCGCTGGCCGAGGCCGCTGCTGCCGCTCAGCCTGCTGCTACCGGTCCTCTGGCGGATGAGCCGATTGCCGATACCATCGAGTTCCCGGATTTTGCCAAGGTCGACCTGCGGGTTGTCCGTATTGCCAAAGCGGAACACGTTAAAGGCGCAGATAAACTGCTGCAACTGACGCTGGATCTGGGCGGCGAGACCCGTAATGTATTCGCCGGGATCAAATCCGCTTACCAGCCGGAAGATCTGGAAGGCAAACTGACCGTGATGGTGGCGAATCTGGCACCACGCAAAATGAAGTTTGGTGTATCAGAAGGCATGGTTCTCGCAGCCGGCCCGGGTGGAAAAGACATCTGGATCCTTAACCCGGACGAAGGTGCCCAGCCGGGCATGCGCATTAGCTAA
- the trmA gene encoding tRNA (uridine(54)-C5)-methyltransferase TrmA, protein MSISVVEPEKYEAQLSAKKATTAEQFARFDLPEIEVFESPRSHYRMRCEFRVWHEDDDLYYVMFEKGNKHARIRIDHCPMVAERIHEVMFELLEEIRPSETLRRKLFQVDFLSTLSGELLVTLLYHRPIDEAWAEEAKRLKEKFNIQIIGRSRKNRILLDQDFVTEQLDINGRVYSYKQVENSFSQPNAEVCRHMIQWALDASRDAGGDMVELYCGNGNFTLPLAQNFRRVVATEISKTSVRAAQYNIEANQIDNVDVVRISSEEFSQVLSGAVEKRRTRDLGLKECNFTTVLVDPPRSGLDDDTVKQVQCYDNILYISCNPETLQANLEQICQTHKLERFAIFDQFPYTDHLECGVFLSRR, encoded by the coding sequence ATGTCCATCTCTGTTGTTGAACCTGAAAAGTACGAAGCGCAGCTCAGCGCTAAAAAAGCGACCACTGCTGAGCAGTTTGCCCGTTTTGATCTGCCTGAGATCGAAGTGTTCGAATCTCCGCGCAGTCACTATCGCATGCGCTGTGAGTTCCGGGTCTGGCATGAGGATGACGACCTTTACTATGTGATGTTTGAGAAGGGTAACAAGCATGCCCGCATTCGTATCGACCACTGCCCGATGGTGGCGGAGCGGATCCATGAGGTAATGTTTGAACTGCTGGAGGAGATCCGGCCGTCAGAAACCCTGCGCCGTAAACTGTTTCAGGTTGATTTTCTCAGCACCCTCAGCGGTGAGCTGCTGGTTACCCTGCTTTACCACCGTCCTATTGATGAAGCCTGGGCGGAGGAGGCGAAACGCCTCAAGGAAAAATTCAATATTCAGATTATCGGCCGGTCACGCAAAAACCGGATTCTGCTGGATCAGGATTTTGTGACCGAGCAGCTCGATATCAATGGCCGGGTTTACAGCTATAAGCAGGTTGAGAACAGTTTCTCTCAGCCTAACGCTGAAGTCTGCCGGCATATGATTCAGTGGGCACTGGATGCGAGCCGCGATGCCGGTGGCGATATGGTTGAGCTGTACTGTGGTAACGGTAACTTTACCCTGCCGCTGGCGCAGAATTTCCGCCGTGTGGTGGCGACTGAGATCTCGAAAACCTCAGTACGTGCAGCACAATACAATATCGAAGCGAATCAGATCGATAATGTGGATGTCGTGCGGATCAGTTCTGAGGAGTTTTCTCAGGTGCTGAGCGGGGCGGTGGAGAAGCGACGCACCCGTGATCTGGGGTTGAAGGAGTGTAACTTTACCACGGTGCTGGTCGATCCTCCCCGTTCCGGTCTGGATGATGACACCGTGAAACAGGTTCAGTGTTACGACAACATTCTCTACATCTCCTGTAACCCGGAAACGCTGCAGGCGAATCTGGAACAGATCTGCCAGACTCACAAGCTGGAACGGTTTGCCATTTTTGATCAGTTCCCCTACACCGACCATCTGGAGTGTGGTGTTTTCCTCAGTCGTCGTTAG
- a CDS encoding acyl-[ACP]--phospholipid O-acyltransferase codes for MKELLKIKGFTAFICVAFINAFVDLGHKIIIQNTLFKAYDGDIQILLTAVVNGLILLPFILLFTPSGYLADKYPKNRVMRFSAWGAVLITLLITGCYYLGWFIPAFALTFVLALQSAFYSPAKYGYIKELVGTNNLSEGNGWVQAVTMIAILSGIVVFSLLFELRLQGITEITPSESLSRNAPLGWLLVAGALTELYMAYRLPQLQDEDKGARFDKKAYLRGKTLKQNLNLLRGKRPVWLAIIGLSLFWSISQVMLAVFPAFAEDHLGQSNTFVIQGVMALAGIGIMFGSMLAGRFSKHYINVGLIPVGAVGVATGLILLPQLDSMSLQAGVFLWIGLFGALMCVPLNALIQFHATESETGRVLAGSNFIQNLMMLSFLALTVAFAWASIDGLVLLILLGLIAVAGAVFAILTLPQAFIRLLVITLFRQKYRMQVLGFEHLPEAGKGTLLLGNHISWLDWAILQIACPRHIHFVMERSIYERWYLRWFLDLYKVIPISRGSSRQALEQVRDLLNAGEVVCLFPEGAISHLGQLGEFKRGFERACVDAEGVIVPFYLRGLWGSRFSRSTDKMKLIRRYGRRRDLIVAFGAPMPIRSNAVEVKKKVFELSIHAWERYTQTLDTLPASFIHSMKRARSGFAVADVEGGPISHNRLLTACALFRKRLLKTPGQNIGLMLPTSSAGVIANMASLMAGKTLVNLNFTAPMATVNNALEQAGVETILTAHRFVKKLKARGIDPEPLFEGRQVLYMEEIKDQISRVEGLFTLALVSLLPAAFLQLWLCRPGNLESTAAILFSSGSEGAPKGVMLSHRNIMGNLRQTADVLNVQEQDCIMATLPLFHAFGLTVTCFMPLIEDMPLVCHPDPTDAVAIGKGVARYKATLMCATSTFLRLYSRNKRLHPLMFSSLRAVVAGAEKLDLSVSEQFQRKFHVPVIEGYGSTETTPVASTNLPDSLDTDWWSIQVGTKPGTVGMALPGSTFRIVDPDTLQELPVGEEGLVLIGGTQIMQGYLKNPEKTAQVMLQQDGLRWYRSGDKGRLDEDGFLTIVDRYSRFAKLGGEMISLSAVEAQVRSILQLPDLPLLAVNLPDAKKGEKIVLLVEGEVDPAAIRQRLIAAEMAPLSLPAGIYPVEALPVLGSGKADFATAKQRAAELSEAG; via the coding sequence ATGAAAGAGCTACTGAAAATAAAAGGATTTACTGCCTTTATCTGCGTTGCATTTATTAATGCTTTTGTGGATCTGGGGCACAAAATCATCATCCAGAATACCCTGTTTAAAGCGTATGACGGCGATATACAGATTCTCCTGACGGCTGTGGTTAACGGCCTGATCCTGCTACCTTTTATTCTGCTGTTTACCCCTTCCGGTTATCTTGCTGATAAATACCCTAAAAACCGGGTGATGAGGTTTTCTGCCTGGGGCGCGGTGCTGATCACGTTGTTGATTACCGGTTGTTATTATCTGGGCTGGTTTATCCCGGCGTTCGCCCTGACCTTTGTTCTGGCACTGCAAAGCGCTTTCTACTCGCCGGCCAAATATGGCTACATCAAAGAGCTGGTCGGCACGAATAATCTGAGTGAGGGGAATGGCTGGGTTCAGGCGGTCACCATGATCGCTATTCTATCCGGTATTGTGGTGTTCTCCCTGCTGTTCGAGCTGCGCTTGCAGGGTATTACCGAAATCACACCGAGCGAAAGCCTGAGTCGAAATGCACCGCTGGGCTGGTTGCTGGTTGCCGGCGCTCTGACAGAGCTGTATATGGCTTATCGCCTGCCGCAATTACAGGATGAAGACAAGGGAGCCCGGTTCGATAAGAAAGCGTACCTCAGGGGGAAAACCCTGAAACAGAATCTCAACTTATTGCGCGGTAAGCGGCCGGTCTGGCTGGCGATCATCGGTCTGTCGCTTTTCTGGTCGATCAGTCAGGTGATGCTGGCGGTGTTCCCGGCTTTTGCGGAGGACCATCTGGGTCAAAGCAATACCTTTGTGATTCAGGGGGTTATGGCGCTGGCCGGGATCGGCATTATGTTTGGCTCGATGCTGGCGGGGCGTTTCTCTAAACACTATATCAATGTCGGCCTGATTCCTGTGGGGGCTGTGGGGGTTGCTACGGGGCTGATCCTGTTACCGCAGCTGGATTCGATGAGCTTACAGGCAGGCGTGTTTCTGTGGATAGGCCTGTTCGGTGCGCTGATGTGTGTACCTTTGAATGCTCTGATTCAGTTCCATGCCACTGAATCTGAAACCGGTCGGGTTCTGGCGGGCAGTAACTTTATCCAGAACCTGATGATGCTCAGCTTTCTCGCCCTGACTGTGGCGTTCGCCTGGGCCAGTATTGATGGTCTGGTGTTGCTGATACTGCTGGGTCTGATCGCCGTTGCGGGGGCTGTTTTTGCGATTCTAACCCTGCCACAGGCGTTTATCCGTCTGCTGGTGATAACGCTGTTCCGACAGAAATACCGGATGCAGGTACTGGGATTTGAACACCTGCCGGAAGCGGGTAAGGGCACTCTGCTGCTGGGTAACCATATCAGTTGGCTGGACTGGGCTATTTTGCAGATTGCCTGTCCGCGACATATCCACTTTGTGATGGAGCGGAGTATCTACGAGCGTTGGTATCTGCGCTGGTTCCTTGACCTGTATAAAGTGATCCCGATCTCCAGAGGCAGCAGTCGTCAGGCGCTGGAACAGGTACGTGATCTGCTCAATGCCGGGGAGGTGGTCTGTCTGTTTCCTGAAGGTGCGATCAGCCATCTGGGACAACTGGGTGAATTTAAACGAGGTTTTGAGCGCGCCTGTGTTGATGCCGAGGGGGTGATCGTACCTTTCTATCTGCGGGGATTGTGGGGCAGTCGTTTCTCCCGTTCGACTGACAAAATGAAACTGATTCGCCGTTATGGCCGTCGTCGTGATCTGATTGTTGCATTCGGTGCGCCGATGCCGATCCGCAGTAACGCGGTAGAGGTTAAGAAAAAAGTATTCGAGCTGTCGATTCATGCCTGGGAGCGTTATACCCAGACACTGGATACCCTGCCGGCCTCGTTTATCCATAGTATGAAGCGGGCGCGTTCCGGGTTTGCGGTAGCCGATGTTGAGGGCGGGCCGATCAGTCATAATCGCCTTCTGACCGCCTGTGCCCTGTTCCGTAAGCGCTTGCTGAAAACGCCGGGGCAGAATATCGGTCTGATGCTGCCGACTTCCAGTGCCGGGGTGATTGCGAATATGGCCAGCCTGATGGCGGGAAAAACGCTGGTTAACCTTAATTTTACTGCGCCGATGGCGACGGTAAATAATGCACTGGAACAGGCAGGAGTCGAGACGATTCTGACCGCACACCGCTTTGTTAAAAAACTCAAAGCCCGGGGGATTGATCCGGAACCTCTGTTCGAGGGCCGTCAGGTACTCTACATGGAAGAGATTAAGGATCAGATCAGTCGTGTGGAAGGGCTGTTTACACTGGCGCTGGTCTCGCTGTTGCCGGCTGCGTTTCTGCAACTGTGGTTATGCCGGCCGGGTAATCTGGAGAGTACGGCCGCGATTCTGTTCTCCTCCGGCAGTGAGGGAGCACCGAAAGGCGTGATGCTCAGCCACCGCAATATTATGGGTAACCTGCGACAGACAGCGGATGTCCTTAATGTTCAGGAACAGGATTGCATCATGGCCACACTGCCACTGTTCCACGCGTTTGGCCTGACCGTGACCTGTTTTATGCCCCTGATCGAGGATATGCCGCTGGTTTGTCATCCTGATCCGACCGATGCAGTGGCTATCGGTAAAGGTGTGGCACGTTACAAGGCAACACTGATGTGTGCCACCTCAACCTTCCTTCGTTTGTACAGCCGGAATAAACGCCTGCATCCGCTGATGTTCAGTTCACTGCGTGCGGTGGTGGCCGGGGCTGAAAAGCTGGATCTGAGTGTCAGTGAACAGTTTCAGCGTAAGTTCCACGTGCCGGTGATTGAAGGGTACGGTTCAACGGAAACCACGCCGGTGGCCAGTACCAATCTGCCAGACTCGCTGGATACCGACTGGTGGAGCATTCAGGTCGGTACCAAACCCGGAACCGTAGGTATGGCGCTGCCGGGCAGTACGTTTCGTATTGTTGATCCGGACACGTTGCAGGAGCTGCCCGTGGGTGAGGAGGGGCTGGTATTAATTGGTGGTACCCAGATTATGCAGGGCTACCTGAAAAATCCTGAGAAAACCGCTCAGGTGATGCTGCAGCAGGATGGGTTACGCTGGTACAGGAGCGGTGATAAAGGGCGTCTGGATGAAGACGGGTTCCTGACGATTGTTGATCGTTACAGCCGTTTTGCCAAACTGGGCGGTGAGATGATCAGCCTCAGTGCGGTTGAGGCACAGGTGAGGTCTATACTGCAGTTGCCGGATCTGCCACTGCTGGCGGTTAATCTGCCGGATGCGAAAAAAGGTGAGAAGATCGTTTTACTGGTTGAAGGTGAAGTTGATCCTGCTGCAATACGTCAACGTCTGATCGCCGCAGAAATGGCCCCTCTGAGCCTGCCTGCCGGGATCTATCCGGTTGAAGCATTGCCTGTGCTGGGCAGTGGTAAAGCCGATTTTGCCACCGCTAAACAGCGTGCAGCAGAACTGAGTGAAGCGGGCTGA
- the apbC gene encoding iron-sulfur cluster carrier protein ApbC: MSTIEVQVKEILGHLNDPLVQTDLVSAGFVKELQVEQGQVRIKLELNYPSTGVAEMLKSDISNRLSEVEGVDKVTVEVSHQVLASQSRQSIPAMSGVKNVIAVASGKGGVGKSTTTVNLALAMAAEGAKVGILDADIYGPSQGMMLGVDEGVRPQPFDEKTFNPVIAHGLQSMSMSYLIEENTAMVWRGPMAAGALQQLLTQTRWQDLDYLFIDMPPGTGDIQLTLSQKVPVSGAVIVTTPQDIALLDAKKGIEMFRKVDIPVLGVVENMSTHICSNCGHNEAVFGDGGGAEIAELYETELLGQLPLSMTIRQQVDSGEPSVAADPEGEYAMIYREVARKLAGRLAQRNAAPAQVIPSIVVEED, translated from the coding sequence GTGAGCACAATCGAAGTACAAGTTAAAGAGATACTGGGTCACTTAAATGATCCACTCGTTCAGACGGATCTGGTATCTGCGGGTTTTGTTAAAGAGCTTCAGGTTGAACAGGGTCAGGTGCGGATTAAACTGGAGCTGAACTATCCTTCAACCGGTGTGGCTGAGATGCTGAAGAGTGATATCAGCAACCGGCTGTCTGAGGTTGAGGGTGTGGATAAGGTCACTGTCGAAGTCAGCCATCAGGTTCTGGCGAGCCAGAGCCGCCAGAGCATTCCGGCGATGAGTGGCGTTAAAAATGTGATTGCAGTGGCTTCTGGTAAAGGTGGTGTGGGTAAATCCACCACCACGGTTAATCTGGCGCTGGCGATGGCGGCAGAAGGTGCCAAAGTGGGCATCCTTGATGCGGATATCTATGGGCCGAGTCAGGGGATGATGCTCGGGGTAGATGAAGGTGTACGACCACAGCCTTTTGATGAGAAAACCTTCAACCCGGTTATCGCACATGGCCTGCAGTCGATGTCGATGAGCTACCTGATCGAAGAAAACACCGCTATGGTCTGGCGTGGGCCGATGGCTGCCGGTGCACTGCAGCAGTTGCTGACCCAGACACGCTGGCAGGATCTGGATTATCTGTTTATCGATATGCCGCCGGGCACTGGTGATATTCAGTTAACGCTGTCGCAGAAAGTGCCGGTTTCCGGCGCGGTGATTGTGACCACGCCACAGGATATAGCCCTGCTGGATGCGAAGAAAGGGATCGAAATGTTCCGCAAAGTGGATATTCCGGTGCTGGGTGTTGTTGAGAATATGAGTACGCATATCTGCAGCAATTGTGGTCATAACGAAGCGGTATTTGGTGATGGCGGCGGTGCAGAGATCGCTGAGCTTTATGAAACCGAACTGCTGGGCCAGTTACCACTGTCGATGACCATCCGTCAGCAGGTTGATTCGGGGGAGCCAAGTGTTGCGGCCGACCCGGAAGGTGAATACGCCATGATCTACCGTGAAGTGGCGCGCAAGCTGGCAGGCCGTCTGGCGCAGCGTAACGCCGCACCGGCCCAGGTGATTCCCTCCATCGTGGTGGAAGAGGACTGA
- the dcd gene encoding dCTP deaminase, with the protein MGIKADSWIRRMAEEKEMISPFEPGQVREVNGSRIVSYGTSSYGYDVRCANEFKIFTNINSSVVDPKDFDEGSFVDIESDVCIIPPNSFALARTVEYFKIPRDVLTICLGKSTYARCGIIVNVTPLEPEWEGHVTLEFSNTTPLPAKIYANEGVAQMLFLQGDEICETSYKDRNGKYQGQTGVVVPRT; encoded by the coding sequence ATGGGCATTAAAGCAGATAGCTGGATTCGCCGGATGGCGGAAGAGAAAGAGATGATTTCACCGTTTGAACCGGGTCAGGTTCGGGAAGTGAATGGCTCTCGGATTGTATCCTACGGTACTTCCAGTTACGGCTACGATGTTCGTTGTGCCAACGAGTTCAAAATCTTCACTAACATCAACTCCTCAGTGGTTGACCCGAAAGATTTTGATGAAGGCAGCTTTGTCGATATTGAGTCGGATGTGTGCATTATTCCGCCGAACTCTTTCGCGCTGGCCCGCACCGTAGAATACTTCAAGATTCCCCGTGATGTGCTGACCATCTGTCTGGGGAAAAGCACCTATGCCCGTTGTGGCATCATCGTCAATGTAACGCCTCTGGAACCTGAGTGGGAAGGGCACGTTACACTGGAGTTCTCCAATACCACTCCGCTGCCAGCGAAGATCTATGCCAACGAAGGTGTGGCGCAGATGCTGTTCCTGCAGGGCGATGAGATCTGTGAAACCTCTTATAAAGACCGAAATGGTAAGTATCAGGGCCAGACTGGCGTCGTTGTACCCCGTACCTGA